The following DNA comes from Halobacillus litoralis.
CCCAGCACAAAAAGGAGCGCATGCTCTTTTGAAGGAGAATGAATATGACTTATGACATCATCGGAGACGTACACGGATGCTTGGATGAACTGCAGCAGCTGTTCACTGATCTGGGCTACGAATGGCATGGAGGCTTACCTGACCATCCTGATGGACGGACCCCAGTATTCCTTGGTGATATCACAGACCGCGGGCCAGATTCCATCGGATGTATTCAATTCGTTTACCGAATAATCACGGAAAAAGGAGGTCTGTATGTCCCGGGAAATCATTGCAATAAGCTCTACCGTTTTTTCCTTGGTAACCCGGTCCAGGAAAAACACGGTCTTGAAACGACAGCAGCCGAATTTCGAGCGTTGCCTTCTGACAAACAAAAAGAAGTAAAAAAACAGTTCAAACAATTATATGAAGAATCCCCGCTTCATTTGATA
Coding sequences within:
- the prpE gene encoding bis(5'-nucleosyl)-tetraphosphatase PrpE, with the translated sequence MTYDIIGDVHGCLDELQQLFTDLGYEWHGGLPDHPDGRTPVFLGDITDRGPDSIGCIQFVYRIITEKGGLYVPGNHCNKLYRFFLGNPVQEKHGLETTAAEFRALPSDKQKEVKKQFKQLYEESPLHLILKDVKAVIAHAGILEKDIGHKSKSIETFILYGDITGEKLPDGRPVRRDWAQQYQGDRWIVYGHTPVRKPRFINKTVNIDTGCVFGGKLTAFRLPEEEIVSIPSTMPLVEEKFRY